The following nucleotide sequence is from Paracrocinitomix mangrovi.
CTGAAGCGTCATTAACAACTGACTTTACAGATGTATCAGATGGTTGATCCATAGCAGCATCTAGTTCTGCAAAAATGGCTTCTTTCTCTTCTGAGTCTGTAGATGTAAGCATGTCAGGAAACTCTGAAGTATCTACATCACCATCTAATTGATCAATTTCATTTTCAATAGCATCTACAGTTGGTAAAGCTTCCGGTTCTGGAAGTTTGTCTTCAGGTAACTCAATTTTACCTACAACTTTTAATCCTTCTAATTTTTCAACTTTAGCTGAAATCAATTCTGCTTCACGGTCTACTTCAACTTCTTGAAAATTACCGATATTGTCTTCTTCAACTTCTTTTCCTTCGCTATCGTAATCAATGCTTACAACTTTCTTTGGAGCAGCCTCTTTAGTAGTTTCAGCAACTGTTTCTTCTTGTACAGGAGTTTCTTTTACTTCAGGAATTTCAACTACTTCGTCTTTCACTTCTTCTTCAGCTATCTCTTTTAAGCTGTCAATATCAATGTCAACGCTTTCGTCAATTGGAATTTCAACCACCGTTTCTTTTTTAGGAGCTTCAACTACAACTTCTTCCTCTTCTTCTTTTGCAAACTCCTGTAAAATAGCATCTACTTGTTCGTCTTCAAGCTTTACATTTGGATCATTATCCAGCTCAAGATCAAACTTCTTTTTGATGAATGCTCTAATGTCGGATGGTTTTTCTTGAACTTTTCTTGCGATTTGTGCCAATCTCATTTCAATTCCTTTTTTCCTTTTGCAGGCACAAATATAAATGAACTTTGGCTTTTTATTGGTTCATTTTGCAACTAATGCTAACATATTTTTGTTAGATAAGTATGAAACCCGATAAAAACGATCAATGTTCACTCTGTGAAAGAGAGAAGGAGTTGAGCTTTCATCACCTTATTCCAAAGAAAATGCATAAAAAGAAACAAGTGATTAAGGCGTTTTCGGATATTGATTTTGATCATTATGGAATTTGGGTTTGCACAGACTGTCACAAAGAGGTACACAGATTGTTTGATCATGAAGTTTTGGCGTATCACTTAAATACGTTGAAAAAGTTAAAAGAAAATGAAGAAATGCAAAAGTTTGTCAAATGGGTAAGTAGGCAAGATAAAAAAGTAAAAAGGTGAGATATTACTATCTTGCAAAACCAGATGGATAAAAGCAAACTAAAACAGGCGAGATTACTTTATTTGTTACTGGCAGGAGTGTTTATTTCACTGTTGGTTTCTTGTAATCTCATATTTCTGAAATTTATAGATATTGATTTTGGATTTACAGTGGTGCCAATCTCTGTGGGATTACTTCCTTATCCATTGACATTTTTAGTGACTGATTTGATCTCAGAAATTTTTGGAGAAAAAAGAGCGAATGATGTTGTGAAAGTAGGCTTAGTTTGCGCTTTATTGGTAATTGGCTTCACTTATTTAGCAGATCAAGTTCCGGCAGGGAAGAGTACTGTTTTGTCTGATGCAGAATTTCATAAGACATTTGGTTTGGCAGGAGTTTCAGTGACGGCTTCAATGTTAGCCTATTTGTTGGCACAATTTATAGATATCAAAATCTACCATTTTTGGAAACGTAAAACAGAGGGGAGAATGTTGTGGCTGCGAAATAACTTCTCTACTTTTTCTTCTCAAATTATTGATACACTCACCATAATGCTACTGTTGTGCACTTTTGGAGCAATTCCCTGGGATCAATTTCAATACCTGGTGTTAGGAAGTGTTATTTATAAATTGATTGTAGCCCTGGCAGATACTCCTTTTTTGTACCTCTTTGTTTATTTGATAAAGCGTCACTTCAACTTAGAGCGCAATGAAGAAATTGATCTGGATGCTTAATTGGTAGTTTCTTTTATTTCCTTTAACCGTACCCATTCAACGCAGTAAAGTATAATCAAACATGGTAACCAAAGGAAAAGCACGAGCATTCCTAAGCCCGGAGCTATGTCCACCGCAAAACTGGTTGAAAAGTATGCCATTAACCAGCACAATCCGGAAACTAACAGTGAGTATAGTTTCAATATACCTCTCAAGTAGTAATTTTTAACCACCATTGTAAAAGGCCAAATTAAGTAGAGGCTAATTATTGGGTAAGAAATTAATAAATCCTCTTGCCAAAGATAGATTCTGTGCCATTCTAAATCACTAAGCTCTGTTCCAGGGTAAAATGAGTAGTAGAGGGGTAAGGAAATAAATAGGATAAGCAAAATAGCAAATGTTACTCTGAGTAGTTTTATGATGGTAATTTGCTTCATACTATAAAAAAAGCCACGCTATTAACGTGGCTTTTCAATATTAAGAATCACTGTTCTTTTCTTCTTTTTTGGCTTTTCCTTTGCCTTTATCAATTTTAATCTTGATAGATTCATTTTTCTTGTCAAGATCAATTGTGATTGTATCACCTTCAACTAAAGAAGCGTTAATGATCTCTTCTGCTAATGGATCTTCAATGTATTTTTGGATCGCTCTTTTAAGAGGTCTTGCTCCAAACTTCTCATCATATCCTTTATCAGAGATGAAATCTTTAGCCGCTTTGGTGATTTTCATTTCGTATCCAAGCTCATGAATTCTTCCATAAAGCTCTTTCAATTCGATTTCAATAATCTTATCGATATCTTCTTTCTTCAATGAGTTGAACACGATCATGTCGTCAATTCTGTTCAAGAACTCAGGAGAGAATGCTTTTTTCAATGCATTTTGAATCACTTTTTCAGTGTTTTCAGATTCCTGTTCTTTTTGAGATTTAGTTCCGAATCCAACTCCGGTTCCAAAATCTGCCAATTGACGTGCACCAATGTTTGATGTCATGATTAAGATGGTGTTTTTGAAATCAATCTTTCTACCTAAACCATCTGTCATGTGTCCATCATCCAATGCTTGCAATAACATGTTGAATACATCAGGATGCGCTTTCTCAATCTCGTCTAACAAGACAATAGAGTAGGGCTTTCTCCTTACTTTTTCAGTTAACTGTCCACCTTCTTCGTAACCAACGTATCCCGGAGGTGCTCCAACTAATCTTGAAACTGAGAATTTCTCCATGTATTCTGACATGTCAATTCTGATCAATGCATCTTCAGAATCAAACAATGTTTTAGCTAATACTTTTGCTAATTGTGTTTTACCAACTCCTGTTGGTCCTAAGAAAAAGAATGAACCAATTGGTTTGTTAGGATCTTTTAATCCTGCTCTGTTTCTTTGGATAGCTTTAACCACTTTAGCAACAGCTTCATCCTGTCCAATCACTTTCCCTTTGATGGTATCACCAAGGTGCATGATTTTTCCTGTTTCGGACTCAGATACTTTTTGCAATGGAATTCCTGTCATCATTGAAACCACTTCAGCCACGTGTGACTCTGTTACAGTGATTTTATGTGCTTTGGAATCTTCTTCCCATTTCTTTTGTTCTTTATCTAGCTGTTCTAGCAATTTCTTTTCAGTATCACGCAATTCAGCTGCTTTTTCATACTGCTGACTCTTGATGACAT
It contains:
- a CDS encoding queuosine precursor transporter, which translates into the protein MDKSKLKQARLLYLLLAGVFISLLVSCNLIFLKFIDIDFGFTVVPISVGLLPYPLTFLVTDLISEIFGEKRANDVVKVGLVCALLVIGFTYLADQVPAGKSTVLSDAEFHKTFGLAGVSVTASMLAYLLAQFIDIKIYHFWKRKTEGRMLWLRNNFSTFSSQIIDTLTIMLLLCTFGAIPWDQFQYLVLGSVIYKLIVALADTPFLYLFVYLIKRHFNLERNEEIDLDA